The proteins below are encoded in one region of Balaenoptera acutorostrata chromosome 11, mBalAcu1.1, whole genome shotgun sequence:
- the LOC130709286 gene encoding LOW QUALITY PROTEIN: mucin-19-like (The sequence of the model RefSeq protein was modified relative to this genomic sequence to represent the inferred CDS: substituted 1 base at 1 genomic stop codon), which yields MVEYFDERRRKKSLVGSLLNTGFSAQGEAEDRSREPQDANSLELKDTPAGSVLSSTEINLNILVKSRQLNIGTNIGRGAGFSSSASGNLAFGLGTSGQKGLEVSRADWSEISSRGSAGGESIVFSSVGTGCFGWELGARRGDAAFGFRASGLSSYGDRGFSSRTVEGNXVIRSEGSISNDLGDTSLRIGNTFVGDSSGNLESNLGAFGQQGFGINELGGDRMSGSASVGAGFKGLGSDVSSSGKGTHIPEATPKYSETNTTIGEVSTSGKGAYKAFNGRVFSFESSCTYTFCRHCVESGGDFNIEIKRNNNSEIEKITVIVDSNVISIVGHIILVNGER from the exons ATGgtagaatattttgatgaaaggaG GAGAAAGAAATCTCTTGTTGGTTCACTACTTAACACTGGATTTAGTGCTCAAGGAGAAGCTGAAGACAGGTCAAGAGAACCTCAGGATGCTAATAGTTTAGAGTTAAAAGACACCCCAGCAG GATCTGTGTTATCTTCAACAGAAAtcaatttaaacattttagtgAAGAG CAGACAGCTGAACATAGGCACCAACATAGGCAGAGGGGCTGGATTTAGTAGCAGTGCCTCTGGAAATCTAGCATTTGGTTTGGGGACATCTGGTCAAAAGGGATTGGAAGTCAGTAGAGCTGATTGGAGTGAAATTAGCAGTAGAGGATCTGCTGGGGGTGAATCCATAG TTTTTTCATCAGTTGGAACAGGGTGTTTTGGCTGGGAACTTGGAGCTAGAAGGGGCGATGCTGCATTTGGTTTTAGAGCTTCTGGTTTGAGTTCATATGGTGACAGAGGCTTTAGTAGCAGAACAGTTGAAGGAAATTGAGTGATTAGATCTGAAGGATCCATTTCCAATGatctag GTGACACCAGTCTGAGAATTGGGAATACCTTTGTTGGTGATAGCTCTGGAAATTTGGAATCCAATTTAGGGGCTTTTGGTCAACAGGGATTTGGAATCAATGAACTTGGAGGGGATAGAATGAGTGGCAGTGCATCTGTTGGGGCTGGATTTAAAGGCCTTGGATCTGATGTCAGTAGCTCAG GAAAAGGAACCCATATTCCAGAAGCAACCCCCAAATactcagaaacaaacacaactaTTG GTGAAGTTTCTACTTCGGGCAAAGGAGCATATAAAGCTTTCAATGGCCGTGTCTTTTCCTTTGAGTCTTCATGCACGTATACTTTCTGCCGTCACTGTGTTGAATCTGGAGGAGATTTCAATATTGAGATCAAACGAAACAATAATAGTGAGATTGAAAAAATAACAGTTATAGTAGACAGTAATGTCATCTCTATTGTTGGCCATATCATTTTAGTTAATGGAGAAAGGTAA